In a genomic window of Vigna angularis cultivar LongXiaoDou No.4 chromosome 6, ASM1680809v1, whole genome shotgun sequence:
- the LOC108342045 gene encoding uncharacterized protein LOC108342045: MNMTSFKTIPTSLYFGSSGFPGFMKKKARASCSRRDDDGPMTSASAYAVLGLNPNCSAADMKAAFRAKVKEFHPDLYKHSNTTHSDAMIRRVIEAYRILSNCTPSQLIESECLDPFDTPECEAFDLFVDQLLCVGKACSNSCVKRAPHAFTYASSTGTARASSQGHGDDYQVQCAVGQCPRNCIHYVTPSQRIFLEELLDSILEAPYDTSAEADLLYSLINKAKFENNRYQKPQRKPKASSQNVDWF; the protein is encoded by the exons ATGAACATGACGAGCTTTAAAACGATACCTACGTCTCTCTATTTTGGAAGTAGCGGTTTTCCAGGGTTTATGAAGAAGAAAGCAAGAGCGAGTTGCAGTCGCAGAGACGATGATGGTCCTATGACCTCTGCTTCGGCTTACGCCGTGCTTGGACTGAACCCTAACTGCTCCGCCGCTGATATGAAAGCTGCTTTTCGCGCCAAA GTAAAGGAGTTCCATCCAGACCTCTACAAACACTCTAATACAACACACTCTGATGCTATGATTCGCCGCGTAATTGAAGCGTACCGGATACTATCCAACTGCACTCCATCACAGTTAATTGAAAG TGAATGCTTGGATCCCTTTGACACGCCAGAGTGTGAAGCTTTTGATCTTTTTGTTGATCAACTGCTTTGTGTCGGCAAAG CGTGTTCGAATTCCTGTGTGAAAAGAGCCCCTCATGCTTTTACATATGCCTCTTCAACTGGAACAGCACGTGCATCTTCTCAAG GTCACGGGGATGATTACCAAGTTCAATGTGCTGTTGGACAATGTCCTAGAAATTGCATACACTACGTTACCCCATCACAAAGAATTTTCTTGGAGGAGCTACTTGACAG TATACTTGAAGCACCCTATGATACATCAGCTGAGGCAGACTTGTTGTATTCACTTATAAATAAAGCTAAGTTTGAAAATAACCGATATCAAAAACCACAGAGGAAACCCAAAGCTTCAAGCCAAAATGTCGATTGGTTTTAA
- the LOC108342203 gene encoding pentatricopeptide repeat-containing protein At3g05340, producing MKSRWNFSAQLPSWLDSLNIPFTMKAPTFQNPFLTTSKSVLNHTELSSLLSVCGRDGNLNLGSSIHARIIKQPPFYDSDSSLRNALFVWNSLLSVYTKCGQLQDAVKLFDHMPVKDTVSWNTMISGFLRNRDLDTGFRLFKQTSESRTVCCRFDKATLSTMLSACDGLEFSGATKMVHGLVFVGGFEREVTVGNALITSYFKCGCFSEGKQVFYEMLERNVITWTAVISGLAKSEFYEDGLRLFNQMRWGPVSPNSLTYLSALMACSGLQALSDGRKIHGMLWKLGMQSDLCIESALMDLYSKCGSLEAAWQIFEFAEELDEVSLTVILVAFTQNGLEEEAIQIFMRMVKLGIEVDPNMVSAILGVFVLGTSLTFGKQIHSLIIKKNFSQNLFVSNGLINMYSKCGDLYDSLQVFREMTQKNSVSWNSVIAAYARYGDGFRALQFYDAMRVDGIAPTDVTFLSLLHACSHAGLVEKGMEFLESMTKDHGLSPRSEHYACVVDMLGRAGLLKEAKRFIEGLPENPGVLVWQALLGACGIHGDSEMGKYAADKLFLATPDSPAPYVLMANIYSSEGKWKERARAIKRMKEMGVAKEVGISWIEIEKKVNSFVAGDKMHPQADDIFCLLSVLLEHLKDEGYVPDKRCILYYLDQDKMD from the coding sequence ATGAAATCCAGATGGAACTTCAGCGCTCAACTCCCTTCATGGCTGGATTCTCTGAATATACCCTTCACCATGAAGGCACCAACTTTTCAAAACCCATTTCTTACAACCTCAAAATCTGTCCTCAACCATACAGAGTTGAGCTCTCTTCTCTCGGTTTGCGGCAGAGATGGAAATCTTAATCTCGGTTCTTCCATCCATGCCCGTATCATCAAGCAACCTCCATTTTACGATTCTGATAGCTCCCTCCGCAATGCCCTTTTTGTTTGGAACTCTCTCCTTTCTGTGTATACGAAATGCGGTCAACTGCAGGATGCCGTTAAGTTGTTTGATCACATGCCTGTGAAAGATACCGTGTCATGGAATACAATGATTTCTGGGTTTTTAAGGAACAGGGATCTTGACACGGGTTTTAGGTTGTTTAAGCAAACGAGTGAGTCAAGGACAGTGTGTTGTCGATTTGACAAAGCAACACTGAGTACAATGTTGTCAGCTTGTGATGGACTGGAGTTCTCTGGTGCGACCAAAATGGTCCATGGTTTGGTTTTTGTTGGTGGGTTTGAGAGGGAAGTCACGGTGGGGAATGCACTTAtaacatcatattttaaatgTGGGTGTTTTAGTGAAGGTAAGCAGGTTTTTTATGAGATGCTTGAGAGGAATGTTATAACATGGACGGCAGTGATATCTGGCCTCGcaaaaagtgaattttatgAGGATGGCTTGAGATTGTTCAATCAAATGCGTTGGGGGCCAGTCAGTCCTAACTCTTTGACATATTTGAGTGCGCTCATGGCTTGTTCAGGCTTACAAGCATTATCGGATGGCCGTAAAATACATGGTATGCTATGGAAATTGGGAATGCAGTCGGATTTATGCATTGAAAGTGCTTTGATGGATTTGTATTCTAAGTGTGGGAGTTTGGAAGCAGCATGGCAGATTTTTGAGTTTGCCGAGGAACTTGACGAGGTTTCCTTGACTGTAATACTTGTAGCTTTCACGCAAAATGGACTTGAGGAGGAAGCTATCCAGATATTTATGAGAATGGTGAAATTGGGAATTGAAGTTGACCCCAACATGGTTTCTGCCATTCTCGGGGTATTTGTTCTAGGTACTTCTTTGACTTTCGGTAAGCAGATTCACTCTTTAATTATAAAGAAGAACTTCAGTCAAAATCTGTTTGTTAGTAACGGACTCATAAACATGTACTCCAAGTGTGGAGATTTGTACGACTCACTGCAAGTCTTTCGTGAGATGACTCAAAAGAATTCGGTTTCATGGAACTCTGTGATTGCAGCTTATGCTCGCTATGGGGATGGTTTCAGAGCGCTTCAATTTTACGATGCTATGAGAGTGGACGGAATAGCACCAACAGATGTTACATTTTTGTCATTGCTTCATGCATGCAGTCATGCAGGTTTAGTTGAGAAGGGCATGGAGTTTCTGGAATCTATGACTAAAGATCATGGGTTAAGTCCACGGTCCGAACATTATGCCTGTGTTGTTGACATGTTGGGGAGGGCTGGACTTCTTAAGGAAGCTAAAAGATTTATTGAGGGATTGCCTGAGAATCCTGGTGTCCTGGTTTGGCAAGCATTGCTTGGTGCTTGTGGCATACATGGTGATTCTGAAATGGGTAAATATGCTGCTGATAAACTATTCTTGGCTACACCAGATAGCCCAGCTCCTTACGTGTTGATGGCCAACATTTATTCTAGTGAAGGGAAATGGAAAGAGAGAGCACGTGCCATTAAGAGAATGAAAGAGATGGGCGTAGCAAAAGAAGTGGGTATTAGTTGGATTGAAATCGAAAAGAAAGTAAATAGCTTCGTAGCAGGGGATAAAATGCATCCACAAGCTGATGATATATTCTGCCTCTTGTCCGTGTTATTGGAACACCTAAAAGATGAAGGTTATGTTCCTGATAAAAGGTGTATTCTCTATTACTTGGATCAGGATAAAATGGATTAG